The Dermacentor andersoni chromosome 1, qqDerAnde1_hic_scaffold, whole genome shotgun sequence genomic interval caATGTAaagcgtaatgcgaagacctGGGATCGTTCTCCCCCTGCAgcaagtttttttcatccactttcatggccaataattattcatttcgttacttcaattagcaagtacaagtaatttctcttgtatatatatatatatatatatatatatatatatatataccgtgatctttccgtgtgtgtgtgtatgtgtgtgtgtgtgtgtgtgtgtgcgtttttttcACCCAACAACCCAGTCGTTGTAAGGGTCTGCGATTCTTTGCCCCCTTGACactatttaactttttttttcccctaaatAAGTGTCATTCAACATATGTGTTGCGCCGGAAGTTCTGCAGTGGTAAGCAGCTTGATTTTTCATATTTAGCAATTATCAGCTGAGGAGTTCTGGTTACAAATATCCAACGATCACCACATATTAGAAGCTTTAAGAATCCCTTTCGGGCGTTGAATGTGAAGTAATAAATAAAGCAGTAAAAGTTTCCGTTTTTCCAGCACAGTGTCGATCAAACGCGAACTCTTGTTTCCTGGAAACCAGTGTGTATCCAAAAGGAATTCATAGAAATTGGGCAATATGCAATCCAGAAAGACGATGGGCTGCTTAGCTGGCTCCTGGTTACGAGTGCCTTGTAAATTTCGCAGATGAACGGAAGCGGTTGGTGTAAAACGTATTTCGTTCATCTGCACTTGTTCTCGATGTCATGTTTAAGTGCTGTATCCGGACAGCAGGGCTGACACACTAGCTTCCTCACGTATTCCTCACCTTCCTCCCCTATAGCTATTTCGTGCATTCGAATGATCAGTGGCTCACATTTCTGTGGCGCTGATTTAACCTACCCCCAGATACCTGGAACCGGACTTCATCGACCGCAACTTCCCGGCGCTGAGCAAAAGACTGTCCGGCGACGTCACGGCAGACGCGAGCGGCGGCGAAGAGAAAGTGGTCGTTTACGACGTGGACGTCAAGCAGTTTCGGCCGGACGACATAAACGTCTGGGTAAAGGACGGCAACGTATCCGTGGTGGGACGCACCGAGAAGGTCCTCAACGGCGGAGGCAAGtacgtcaaggaggaactgctgGGAGGAATCCGGGTACCCGCGGACATCGAAGCCGACGACGTCGTGCTGGAGACGACGCCCGATCTCCGACTGAAGATCTCGAGGCCTGATTCGCGGCCGGGATCGGCCATGTCGTCGGCTTCGTCCTCGGCGCCTTCGTCGGCGGAGAACTCGCTTGCCGAGAGGTGAAGCGGCGATGTGTCGCTTCACTTGATGACAGAACAATCCGCGCAAGGCGGTAATTGGTTCCGCGCAGCGTTGTTCAAGGAGAACAGGCCGCAGCACACGCGGAACAGAGTGGAGGCTTTCGCGGAGGCACTATATACGTAGCTGTGGCTAGGGAGAGCTGAAAGTATCCGTTTCtcacattttattttttaatttaacGGCGACTCCCGACGCCAAGCAGCTGAGTATCATTGCGCTCTCTTTATGCGCAGATCATTAGGCGAGGCAGGTCCTGCCAGACGGgcacaggtttctgccccgttcgTTAACTTCTATAGTGTCCCTAGTGTCCTGTATCTCCAGTTGCGACTGATGTATCTCCTCTATAGAAATATGATACTGTTTTCGCTGATAGCGCATTTTGAAAGCAGCATTTTTATTATATGTTGTAAGGTGAATGTCGAGCTTCTTGAGGACCAAGACTGTGTTTAACGTGTGCTTACTCGCTGTTGGATGTACTTGTGTGAATAAAGATGCCACAACTCTCTTTCATTCGCCAAATGAACTAGTATTttgtttgtctataggcataaaAATAGGTAGCTCGCTGCGAAAGTAGTGATTGCAGTTTCTTACTGTTCCCTTGCCGTGCTGCTTCTGAAGGTCGTAAAACGACAGCATCGGGAGATGGGTTGGTCGCAGCCCTTATACTGCGAAGTGAGACCGCTGATGCATCGCCGACATGCTCGTCCATGATTGAAATCACACGAGTATAaatgagtgtgtgtgcgtggtaaggggggggggggggagggcgtcaGAAGCGAACGCAAGTGATCAGCGTCGGTAAATGTGAACATATCTGAGTATTAGTACAAGCGAGGGTTCACATGTAAATTGCGAGTCATCGTGAGTGTGAGCGCCGATTGTTGTTGACAATGGTGAGACTCACGGTGAATAACAATATTCATGGCATTAAGAGCAATATAAGCGCATTCATCCCACTTATTTTAGAGCAGCGAGTGCGAATTAGCGTCCACGttaattatgaaaataatgaaTTAGTCTCTCAATTTTAGCCGGCGTATACTGCAAAAATGGTTGTTCAATCCTTGAAAGACTGTCAAGCTaacaactatttatttatttatgtaatattttatttatttatttaattatttatttatttatttatttattttaaatgttcTTAGTGCcttgtgaagttcaaatgaaagATGGGTGGGCGTATCAGGATGAATGATAATCAGAATGGATGACTAATCGGAATTTCTGGCCGCAGTAGCCAACAGATGGTTTCATTCTGAAGCGGTCTTCGGCAGGAACTAACAGAAGTAAAGGTTGGTTCGGCAGCCTGGTACCTTTGCTTTGAGGTGGCAATCAATTCACCATGAGTGTAAGACGGTGGTAAAACAAATCATATTTTAACTGAGGATTTCTGAAGCATTGTTTTAAAGAGAGATAAACGGGGGTATGACTTCGCCATCTTATTGAGAAGTCTGACCAATCAAGGTAAGCTTTTATGGTATATATATCAGCCTCGAGCGTGGCAATGATTTCATAGAATAAACACACAGATGAGCTACAAATGGCTATGACTAAAGATAAGAGCTGCGAGAAAAGCTTGTTCTATGGTCTAGTTGGTAGGGGttcatctttaaaaaaatatggcacAAAAGAAGACTAGACGAAAGGACGGAACGTCTTCTTTCTCAAAATTTCTTGCAAGATACGAGCTGTGCTGTAGATCAATCCCAGATTGATGAAGCGTATTCTAGTTTAGTACTTACAAGAATCACACAATATCATTTTGAGAAAAGTGTGAGCGTAAGAAAAAAATGACGCATGAAGATAAGGGTCATGTTAAATTAGCATCATCCAATTTACGCGTGTCTGCTATGACAGAATATCGGCAGAAAGAAGAGAGTTGTTATTTATGTAGGGAAAAGTACCAAGCCCTAACATCCGATACGCTTATTATGTTGCAATTATCCCCGCTTATAGCTTTAGGTAGTAACTAACTAAGACATGCTAATATAGTTTCGACAACACTATGACGCCAAAAAAATACATTGTCAAGATAAGTCTAACATGAAAATAGATCAGGTCGGTTCATCTTTTGATGTTAGGATGAGACTGCCAGCGCGCAAACCTTCTGCCTTCAAGTTCAGCGACAATTTATGCATGCGGCCTTGCCCAACTCCATGGCGACGCGGCTTTATGGCACCAATTTACCGTTACCTGGAGGACGGCTTTGTTTCCATAGTGGCACTTCCAATATCGGCGAAGTGTGCCCAAGAGCAAATAAAGGCGGTTTGAATAAACAGCAGCGGTATAAATATGTCAACACAGTAAACAGCGCCGTCTCCTACTTGACCCGGAAGTTGCCCCGGAAGGTGGCGAGTAATTTTCCATCTGTACAACAGCCAACAGTTAAGTACACCTATGGACAGAATTTGCATGCGGATCTTTAGTGTTGATAGTAGGCACTCCTTCCGAAGTTTGCATTGACATTTAAGTCCACTTTGTCCGTTCACCTCCTATGAATATACATACATCGACGCTGCTGGCACGTTACGCGAAATAATAAAGATGAGAAGTTACGACTGGTTTCAAACGTACATGAATACAGCTCGCAGGGTTTCGCAGCACACTGCGCGGTACGACGAGGATGACTGTAGCGTTCAATACGGGTTTATTGTCGTGACAAGTTCCACCCAACAATGATAGTAAAAGCGCAAGAGAAAGCATGCAAAAGCCCTACTACTGCCTTT includes:
- the LOC126518720 gene encoding uncharacterized protein, producing the protein MADNSNGTVSPAIPHEAIIPIVFDGKQHFPGKQQLASSRQVFEMVERKEPLVPLDDDPLQREWDEFIEDFPQCSRYLEPDFIDRNFPALSKRLSGDVTADASGGEEKVVVYDVDVKQFRPDDINVWVKDGNVSVVGRTEKVLNGGGKYVKEELLGGIRVPADIEADDVVLETTPDLRLKISRPDSRPGSAMSSASSSAPSSAENSLAER